In Streptomyces sp. 840.1, one DNA window encodes the following:
- a CDS encoding magnesium and cobalt transport protein CorA: MSMIRDLRAVVRPSLRKTNTLHSSYDTTRDPSASSAVVDCAVYRDGRRVAEEDGTCRTPHEAMLRVREKGGFAWIGLHEPTEEEFAGIAREFGLHPLAVEDAVHAHQRPKLERYDDTLFTVFKTIHYVEHAELTATSEVVETGEVMCFTGRDFVITVRHGGHGSLRALRHRLQDDPELLAKGPSAVLHSIADHVVDGYIAVAGAVQEDIDEVEIEVFSTPDKGGPRGSDAGRIYQLKREVLEFKRAVSPLLRPMQLLSERPMRLIDPDIQKYFRDVADHLVRVQEEVIGFDELLNSILQANLAQATVAQNEDMRKITSWAAIIAVPTMICGVYGMNFKHMPELRWTYGYPMVLGFIGVVCFSIHRMLKRNGWL; this comes from the coding sequence ATGTCGATGATCCGTGACCTGCGCGCTGTGGTGCGCCCGTCCCTGCGCAAGACCAACACGCTGCACAGCAGCTACGACACCACCCGTGATCCGTCCGCCTCCAGCGCGGTCGTCGACTGCGCGGTCTACCGCGACGGACGCCGGGTCGCGGAGGAGGACGGCACCTGCCGTACGCCGCACGAGGCGATGCTCCGGGTGCGGGAGAAGGGCGGCTTCGCCTGGATCGGCCTCCACGAGCCGACCGAGGAGGAGTTCGCGGGCATCGCCCGGGAGTTCGGGCTGCACCCGCTGGCCGTCGAGGACGCCGTCCACGCCCATCAGCGGCCGAAGCTGGAGCGGTACGACGACACCCTGTTCACCGTCTTCAAGACCATCCACTACGTCGAGCACGCCGAGCTGACCGCGACCAGCGAGGTCGTGGAGACCGGCGAGGTGATGTGCTTCACCGGCCGGGACTTCGTCATCACCGTGCGGCACGGCGGCCACGGCTCGCTGCGCGCGCTGCGCCACCGGCTCCAGGACGACCCCGAGCTGCTCGCCAAGGGCCCGTCTGCGGTCCTGCACTCCATCGCCGACCATGTCGTCGACGGCTACATCGCGGTGGCGGGCGCCGTGCAGGAGGACATCGACGAGGTGGAGATCGAGGTCTTCTCCACTCCCGACAAGGGCGGCCCGCGCGGTTCGGACGCCGGCCGGATCTACCAGCTCAAGCGCGAGGTGCTGGAGTTCAAGCGGGCCGTGTCGCCGCTCCTGCGCCCGATGCAGCTGCTCAGCGAGCGGCCGATGCGGCTGATCGACCCGGACATCCAGAAGTACTTCCGAGACGTCGCGGACCACCTCGTACGGGTGCAGGAAGAGGTCATCGGCTTCGACGAGCTGCTGAACTCGATCCTCCAGGCCAACCTGGCGCAGGCGACCGTCGCGCAGAACGAGGACATGCGCAAGATCACCTCCTGGGCGGCCATCATCGCCGTGCCGACGATGATCTGCGGGGTCTACGGCATGAACTTCAAGCACATGCCCGAGCTGCGCTGGACGTACGGCTATCCGATGGTGCTGGGCTTCATCGGCGTGGTCTGCTTCTCCATCCACCGCATGCTCAAGCGCAACGGCTGGCTCTGA
- a CDS encoding PHP domain-containing protein: MRIDLHTHSTASDGTDTPAELVREAAAAGLDVVALTDHDTVRGHAEAIAALPAGLTLVTGAELSCRLEGAGGLHMLAYLFDPDEPELARERELVRDDRVPRARTMVRKLQELGVPVEWEQVARIAGDGSVGRPHIATALVELGVVPSVSDAFTPQWLADGGRAHAEKHELDPFDAVRLVKAAGGVTVLAHPAAVKRGHVIPESAIAELAAAGLDGIEADHMDHDEPTRARLRGLARELGLLATGSSDYHGSRKTVRLGENVTDPEIYGEITRRATGAFPVPGAGGPLVP; the protein is encoded by the coding sequence GTGCGCATCGACCTGCACACCCACTCCACCGCGTCGGACGGCACGGACACCCCCGCCGAGCTGGTGCGGGAAGCCGCCGCCGCAGGCCTGGACGTCGTAGCCCTCACCGACCACGACACGGTCCGCGGGCACGCCGAGGCGATAGCCGCCCTGCCCGCCGGGCTCACCCTGGTCACCGGCGCCGAGCTGTCCTGCCGGCTCGAAGGCGCGGGCGGCCTGCACATGCTGGCCTACCTCTTCGACCCCGACGAGCCCGAGCTGGCGCGCGAGCGCGAGCTGGTCCGCGACGACCGGGTGCCGCGCGCCAGGACCATGGTGCGCAAGCTCCAGGAGCTGGGCGTGCCGGTCGAGTGGGAGCAGGTCGCGCGGATCGCCGGCGACGGATCGGTCGGGCGGCCGCACATCGCCACCGCACTGGTCGAGCTCGGCGTCGTGCCGAGCGTCTCCGACGCCTTCACCCCGCAGTGGCTCGCCGACGGCGGGCGCGCCCACGCCGAGAAGCACGAGCTCGACCCCTTCGACGCGGTCCGGCTGGTCAAGGCCGCCGGCGGCGTCACCGTGCTCGCCCACCCCGCCGCCGTCAAGCGCGGCCACGTGATCCCCGAATCCGCCATCGCGGAGCTGGCCGCCGCCGGGCTCGACGGTATCGAGGCCGACCACATGGACCACGACGAGCCGACCAGGGCCAGGCTGCGCGGGCTCGCCCGCGAGCTGGGGCTGCTGGCCACCGGGTCGAGCGACTACCACGGCAGCCGCAAGACCGTACGGCTCGGCGAGAACGTCACCGACCCCGAGATCTACGGCGAGATCACCCGGCGCGCCACCGGGGCATTCCCCGTGCCGGGAGCCGGCGGACCGCTCGTCCCGTAA
- a CDS encoding MFS transporter, producing MQGEDPFDSGTVSILRQPKAVWATAGASVVAFMGIGLVDPILPSIAKGLEATPSQVSLLFTSYFLITAVAMLVTGFVSSRIGGRKTLLAGLALVVVFAALSGTSSSVAELVGFRAGWGLGNALFVSTALAVIVGAAAGGSSAAILLYESALGLGMACGPLLGALLGDASWRYPFFGTAALMAIGFVCITAFLKEQPKPAKKTSLLDPIKALGHRGLASVATSAFFYNYAFFTILAFTPFVLNMSPYKSGAVFFAWGLLLAVFSVLVAPRLQKRFGSLKVVGASLVLLAADLVILGYGNHTTAIVCTIVSGAFIGMNNTVYTELALGVSDAPRPVASAGYNFVRWFAAAAAPFLAPKIEEWSNIHIPFVIAAVAAVIGAVVVWVRRSALTHEAEELEPKHATEDGVTVFAN from the coding sequence ATGCAGGGAGAGGATCCGTTCGACTCAGGAACGGTCAGCATCCTGCGCCAGCCGAAGGCCGTCTGGGCCACAGCGGGCGCTTCTGTTGTCGCGTTCATGGGAATCGGCCTGGTTGACCCGATTCTGCCGTCCATCGCCAAGGGCCTGGAAGCGACGCCGAGTCAGGTGTCCCTGCTCTTCACCTCCTACTTCCTGATCACCGCCGTGGCGATGCTGGTGACCGGCTTCGTCTCCAGCCGGATCGGCGGGCGCAAGACGCTGCTGGCCGGGCTGGCGCTCGTCGTGGTCTTCGCCGCGCTGTCCGGCACCTCGTCATCCGTGGCGGAGCTCGTCGGCTTCCGGGCCGGCTGGGGCCTGGGCAACGCCCTCTTCGTCTCGACGGCGCTCGCGGTGATCGTCGGCGCGGCCGCGGGCGGCAGCTCGGCGGCGATCCTGCTGTACGAGTCGGCGCTCGGCCTCGGCATGGCCTGCGGGCCGCTGCTCGGCGCGCTGCTCGGTGACGCCAGCTGGCGCTACCCGTTCTTCGGGACCGCCGCGCTGATGGCGATCGGCTTCGTCTGCATCACGGCGTTCCTCAAGGAACAGCCCAAGCCCGCGAAGAAGACGTCACTGCTCGACCCGATCAAGGCGCTCGGCCACCGCGGCCTCGCCTCCGTCGCCACCTCGGCGTTCTTCTACAACTACGCCTTCTTCACGATCCTGGCGTTCACGCCGTTCGTGCTGAACATGTCGCCGTACAAGTCCGGCGCGGTGTTCTTCGCCTGGGGCCTGCTGCTCGCGGTGTTCTCGGTACTGGTCGCGCCGAGGCTGCAGAAGCGCTTCGGCTCGCTCAAGGTGGTCGGCGCCTCGCTGGTGCTGCTCGCCGCCGACCTGGTCATCCTCGGCTACGGCAACCACACCACGGCCATCGTCTGCACGATCGTCTCCGGCGCCTTCATCGGCATGAACAACACCGTCTACACGGAGCTGGCACTCGGGGTGTCCGACGCGCCGCGTCCGGTGGCCAGCGCCGGTTACAACTTCGTCCGCTGGTTCGCCGCGGCCGCCGCGCCCTTCCTGGCCCCGAAGATCGAGGAGTGGAGCAACATCCACATCCCGTTCGTGATCGCCGCCGTCGCCGCCGTCATCGGCGCGGTAGTCGTCTGGGTGCGGCGCTCGGCCCTCACCCACGAGGCGGAGGAGCTGGAGCCGAAGCACGCCACCGAGGACGGCGTCACGGTCTTCGCCAACTGA
- a CDS encoding DUF6758 family protein produces the protein MRGEPSCPKCGGRVKAPGFFDDTWQCDVHGSVQPLQPVIPPGVEALGVVVHRARVPVWMPWPLPVGWLFTGVACAGDDRGGGRATAVACSGPGPLGGIGELLLVAEELGVGLGARYAGIDGPDPGPYLRVDGPPDVKVLAAGRPTPLWHVKDAPADRAVFAGEARGLWLWAIVWPEQSGLLMYDELVLTDLRDAGGEVDLVPCGALTPRLLSGP, from the coding sequence ATGAGGGGCGAACCCAGTTGCCCGAAGTGCGGAGGCCGGGTCAAGGCGCCCGGTTTCTTCGACGACACCTGGCAGTGCGACGTGCACGGCAGTGTGCAGCCGCTGCAGCCGGTCATCCCGCCCGGTGTGGAGGCGCTCGGTGTGGTGGTGCACCGCGCACGGGTGCCCGTGTGGATGCCCTGGCCGCTGCCGGTCGGCTGGCTCTTCACCGGTGTGGCGTGCGCGGGCGACGACCGGGGCGGCGGCCGGGCCACCGCCGTGGCCTGCTCCGGACCGGGGCCGCTCGGCGGCATCGGTGAGCTGCTGCTCGTCGCCGAGGAGCTCGGCGTCGGACTCGGTGCGCGGTACGCCGGAATCGACGGCCCCGACCCTGGCCCGTACCTGCGGGTGGACGGCCCGCCGGACGTCAAGGTGCTCGCCGCCGGACGGCCGACCCCGCTCTGGCACGTGAAGGACGCCCCCGCCGACCGGGCCGTCTTCGCCGGTGAGGCGCGCGGCCTGTGGCTCTGGGCGATCGTCTGGCCCGAGCAGTCCGGCCTCCTGATGTACGACGAACTGGTGCTCACCGATCTGCGTGACGCCGGGGGAGAGGTCGACCTCGTGCCCTGCGGCGCGCTCACCCCCCGGCTGCTGAGCGGTCCCTGA
- a CDS encoding DEAD/DEAH box helicase, with protein sequence MSPFPIQEMTLPVALSGSDVIGQAKTGTGKTLGFGLPLLERVTVPADVEAGRAAPEKLTDAPQALIVVPTRELCQQVTNDLQTAGKVRNVRVLAIYGGRAYEPQVEALKKGVDVVVGTPGRLLDLAGQRKLDLSHIRVLVLDEADEMLDLGFLPDVERIITMLPAKRQTMLFSATMPGAVISLARRYMSQPTHINATSPDDEGTTVKNTAQYVYRAHNMDKPEMVSRILQANGRGLAMIFCRTKRTAADIAEQLEKRGFASGAVHGDLGQGAREQALRAFRNGKVDVLVCTDVAARGIDVEGVTHVINYQSPEDEKTYLHRIGRTGRAGAKGIAITLVDWDDIPRWQLINKALDLKFPDPPETYSTSPHLYEELDIPAGTKGVLPRTERTRAGLRAEEIEDLGETGGRGRKSAPAAAAPAVREERPPRTPRQRRRTRGGSAAEESAATVPAPAAEAVEAPAATEAPAEARTPRRRRRGRVNTPDAAAEAAVETVQAAPVVVIDTEPEPVVKTRTRASRAKADVTVEVAAEAVPAAKPRRSRARVAKPVTEEVDFQTAPVAEPAAEATTVTKPRRRARVIKPAEDEVDFQIAPIAEPENDSRPRRRTRAAAKPKTEAVADAPVTEGEAKPRRRRAPRAAAAKTEG encoded by the coding sequence CCCGTAGCGCTCTCCGGCTCCGATGTCATCGGGCAGGCCAAGACCGGCACCGGCAAGACGCTCGGTTTCGGGCTGCCGCTGCTCGAGCGCGTCACCGTCCCCGCGGACGTCGAGGCGGGCCGGGCCGCGCCCGAGAAGCTCACCGACGCGCCGCAGGCACTGATCGTCGTCCCCACCCGCGAGCTGTGCCAGCAGGTCACCAACGACCTCCAGACCGCCGGCAAGGTCCGTAACGTCCGCGTTCTCGCGATCTACGGCGGCCGGGCGTACGAGCCCCAGGTCGAGGCCCTCAAGAAGGGCGTCGACGTCGTCGTCGGCACCCCGGGCCGGCTGCTCGACCTGGCGGGCCAGCGCAAGCTCGACCTGTCGCACATCCGCGTCCTCGTCCTCGACGAGGCCGACGAGATGCTGGACCTGGGCTTCCTGCCCGACGTCGAGCGCATCATCACGATGCTGCCGGCCAAGCGGCAGACCATGCTGTTCTCCGCGACCATGCCGGGCGCGGTCATCAGCCTCGCCCGTCGCTACATGTCGCAGCCGACGCACATCAACGCCACCTCGCCCGACGACGAGGGCACCACGGTCAAGAACACCGCGCAGTACGTCTACCGCGCGCACAACATGGACAAGCCGGAGATGGTCTCCCGCATCCTCCAGGCCAACGGCCGCGGACTCGCGATGATCTTCTGCCGCACCAAGCGCACCGCGGCCGACATCGCCGAGCAGCTGGAGAAGCGCGGATTCGCCTCCGGCGCCGTCCACGGCGACCTGGGCCAGGGCGCCCGCGAGCAGGCGCTGCGCGCCTTCCGCAACGGCAAGGTGGACGTCCTCGTCTGCACCGACGTCGCGGCCCGCGGTATCGATGTCGAGGGTGTCACCCACGTCATCAACTACCAGTCCCCCGAGGACGAGAAGACCTACCTGCACCGCATCGGCCGCACCGGCCGCGCGGGCGCCAAGGGCATCGCGATCACGCTGGTCGACTGGGACGACATCCCGCGCTGGCAGCTGATCAACAAGGCGCTCGACCTGAAGTTCCCGGACCCGCCGGAGACGTACTCCACCTCCCCGCACCTGTACGAGGAGCTGGACATCCCGGCCGGCACCAAGGGTGTCCTGCCGCGCACCGAACGCACCCGCGCCGGTCTGCGGGCCGAGGAGATCGAGGACCTCGGGGAGACGGGCGGCCGCGGCCGCAAGTCCGCCCCCGCCGCCGCGGCACCCGCCGTCCGCGAGGAGCGCCCCCCGCGCACGCCGCGTCAGCGCCGTCGCACCCGGGGCGGTTCCGCCGCCGAGGAGAGCGCCGCCACGGTGCCCGCACCGGCAGCTGAGGCCGTCGAGGCTCCCGCCGCCACCGAAGCCCCCGCCGAGGCGCGCACGCCGCGCCGGCGTCGTCGCGGCCGCGTCAACACCCCGGACGCCGCGGCCGAGGCCGCGGTGGAGACGGTGCAGGCCGCCCCGGTCGTCGTCATCGACACCGAGCCCGAGCCCGTGGTGAAGACCCGGACCAGGGCCTCCAGGGCCAAGGCCGATGTCACCGTCGAGGTGGCGGCCGAGGCGGTGCCCGCGGCGAAGCCGCGTCGCAGCCGCGCCCGGGTCGCGAAGCCGGTGACGGAGGAGGTCGACTTCCAGACCGCCCCCGTGGCCGAGCCCGCCGCCGAGGCCACGACGGTGACCAAGCCGCGCCGCCGCGCCCGGGTCATCAAGCCGGCCGAGGACGAGGTCGACTTCCAGATCGCGCCGATCGCCGAGCCGGAGAACGACAGCAGGCCGCGTCGTCGCACCCGCGCCGCCGCCAAGCCGAAGACGGAGGCCGTGGCGGACGCCCCGGTCACCGAGGGCGAGGCCAAGCCGCGCCGGCGCCGGGCACCCCGGGCGGCCGCCGCGAAGACCGAGGGCTGA
- a CDS encoding suppressor of fused domain protein codes for MAEILALVEARLRTGLGEPDARAAVTFLGTERIEVLRFIDGDVVRYATLGMSAQPMADPSDPFADPVKGPRAELVLSVRAGLADTDQVLRKLAVLAASPQVEGVIVAPGASLDLGEPLWPGAPFSSVLVAEPGGLVEDLELDAPMEAVRFLPLLPMTHNEAAWKRVRGAQELQERWLSRGTDLRDPLRAPVALD; via the coding sequence ATGGCAGAAATTCTTGCTCTGGTCGAGGCCCGTCTGCGGACGGGCCTGGGTGAACCGGACGCACGTGCGGCAGTGACATTCCTCGGTACGGAACGGATCGAGGTGCTCCGGTTCATCGACGGCGACGTGGTGAGGTACGCCACGCTCGGCATGTCCGCGCAGCCGATGGCCGACCCCTCCGACCCCTTCGCCGACCCGGTGAAGGGACCTCGGGCCGAACTGGTCCTGTCGGTGCGGGCCGGCCTCGCGGACACCGACCAGGTGCTGCGCAAGCTCGCGGTGCTCGCCGCCTCGCCGCAGGTGGAGGGGGTGATCGTGGCTCCCGGCGCCTCGCTGGACCTCGGTGAGCCGCTGTGGCCCGGAGCGCCGTTCAGCTCCGTGCTCGTCGCCGAGCCCGGGGGCCTGGTCGAGGATCTGGAGCTGGACGCGCCGATGGAGGCGGTGCGGTTCCTGCCGCTGCTGCCGATGACGCACAACGAGGCCGCCTGGAAGCGGGTCCGGGGCGCTCAGGAGCTCCAGGAGCGGTGGCTGTCCCGGGGGACGGACCTGCGCGATCCGCTGCGCGCCCCGGTGGCCCTGGACTGA
- a CDS encoding MarC family protein, whose amino-acid sequence MFDVAVFGSLFLTLFVIMDPPGITPIFLALTAGRPAKTQRKMALQAVSVAFGVIAVFGVLGQQILDYLHVSVPALMIAGGLLLLLIALDLLTGKTDEPTQTKDVNVALVPLGMPLLAGPGAIVSVILAVQHADSLGSQFSVWTAIVAMHVVLWLTMRYSLLIIRVIKDGGVVLVTRLAGMMLSAIAVQQIINGVTQVIQNA is encoded by the coding sequence GTGTTCGACGTCGCTGTCTTCGGATCCCTTTTTCTCACGCTTTTTGTGATTATGGATCCGCCCGGAATCACCCCGATCTTCCTGGCCCTCACCGCCGGCCGCCCCGCCAAGACCCAGCGCAAGATGGCGCTGCAGGCGGTCTCCGTCGCCTTCGGCGTGATCGCCGTCTTCGGAGTGCTCGGCCAGCAGATCCTGGACTACCTCCACGTCTCCGTACCCGCGCTGATGATCGCGGGCGGTCTGCTCCTGCTGCTGATCGCGCTGGACCTGCTGACCGGCAAGACGGACGAGCCGACGCAGACGAAGGACGTCAACGTGGCGCTCGTACCGCTCGGCATGCCGCTGCTCGCCGGTCCCGGCGCGATCGTCTCGGTGATCCTCGCCGTCCAGCACGCCGACAGCCTCGGGAGCCAGTTCTCCGTCTGGACGGCGATCGTCGCCATGCACGTGGTGCTCTGGCTGACCATGCGCTACTCGCTGCTGATCATCCGGGTCATCAAGGACGGCGGCGTCGTGCTGGTCACCAGGCTGGCCGGGATGATGCTGTCCGCCATCGCCGTGCAGCAGATCATCAACGGCGTCACCCAGGTCATCCAGAACGCCTGA
- a CDS encoding alpha/beta fold hydrolase, translating into MSRPPTFVPPPCTRARTLHTARGDFAVLDASPRTAPRGTALLLPGFTGSKEDFIAMLEPLADAGYRAVAVDGRGQYESEGTDRQESYAQAELARDALAQTAALGLGDGGVHLLGHSLGGLVARAAAILDPAPFRSLTLMSSGPAQVVEAQQIKAKILGDALATMSMDRVWEAMRAFDPPAEAETGGEDLRRRWMRHRPAQLIATGRQLATEPDRVAEVAATGLPVHVVSGERDDVWPVPLLDEMAGRLGARRTRIEGAEHSPNTDRPEPTAAALVSFWDSL; encoded by the coding sequence ATGAGCCGGCCACCCACCTTCGTCCCGCCGCCCTGCACCCGGGCCCGTACGCTGCACACCGCGCGCGGCGACTTCGCCGTCCTGGACGCGTCCCCGCGTACCGCACCGCGCGGCACCGCGCTCCTGCTGCCCGGCTTCACCGGCAGCAAGGAGGACTTCATCGCGATGCTGGAACCACTGGCGGACGCCGGGTACCGCGCGGTCGCCGTCGACGGGCGCGGGCAGTACGAGAGCGAGGGGACGGATCGCCAGGAGTCCTACGCGCAGGCGGAGTTGGCGCGCGACGCACTCGCGCAGACGGCCGCGCTCGGCCTCGGTGACGGCGGCGTCCACCTGCTCGGGCACTCGCTCGGCGGGCTGGTCGCACGCGCCGCGGCCATCCTGGATCCGGCACCGTTCCGCTCGCTGACCCTGATGTCGTCCGGGCCCGCGCAGGTCGTCGAGGCCCAGCAGATCAAGGCGAAGATCCTGGGTGACGCGCTCGCGACCATGAGCATGGACCGGGTCTGGGAGGCCATGCGCGCCTTCGACCCGCCCGCGGAGGCCGAGACGGGCGGCGAGGACCTGCGGCGGCGCTGGATGCGCCACCGCCCCGCCCAGCTGATCGCCACCGGCCGCCAGCTCGCCACCGAGCCCGACCGGGTGGCCGAGGTCGCCGCCACCGGACTGCCGGTCCACGTCGTCTCCGGCGAGCGCGACGACGTCTGGCCGGTCCCCCTGCTCGACGAGATGGCCGGGCGGCTGGGCGCCCGCCGGACCCGGATCGAGGGCGCCGAGCACTCCCCCAACACGGACCGGCCGGAGCCGACGGCGGCCGCCCTGGTCTCCTTCTGGGACAGCCTGTAG
- a CDS encoding NYN domain-containing protein, whose amino-acid sequence MNDAETGERLDRTNELLQRVLAEVSKTPSTHAIFVDAGYVYAAAGLLVTGTEDRRSFDLDSEGLIEAFIDKARTIFADSRLLRVYWYDGARRRIHTVEQQSIAELPDVKVRLGNLNANNQQKGVDSLIRTDLESLARHRAISDAALVGGDEDLVSAVEAAQGYGARVHLWGIEAAEGRNQAEPLLWEVDSQRTFDLDFCRPYVTRRPVTTYEDDSPAPSRDDVRFVGTQIAAAWLAARGRESLADLLPGHPYLPGSVDQDLLVEAERLLQHSLRGHAHLRRALRDGFWQHLQSQY is encoded by the coding sequence ATGAACGACGCAGAGACCGGCGAGCGTCTGGACCGCACCAACGAACTGCTCCAGCGCGTGCTCGCCGAGGTGTCGAAGACCCCCTCGACCCACGCGATCTTCGTCGACGCGGGCTATGTGTACGCCGCGGCCGGGCTGCTCGTCACCGGCACCGAGGACCGGCGCTCCTTCGACCTCGACTCGGAGGGGCTGATCGAGGCCTTCATCGACAAGGCCCGCACGATCTTCGCGGACAGCCGGCTCCTCCGCGTGTACTGGTACGACGGGGCCAGGCGCCGGATCCACACCGTCGAGCAGCAGTCCATCGCGGAACTCCCCGACGTCAAGGTCAGACTCGGCAACCTCAACGCCAACAACCAGCAGAAGGGCGTCGACTCACTCATCCGCACCGACCTCGAATCCCTCGCCCGCCACCGCGCCATCAGCGATGCCGCACTCGTCGGCGGCGACGAGGACCTGGTGTCGGCCGTCGAGGCAGCACAGGGGTACGGGGCCCGCGTCCACCTCTGGGGCATCGAGGCCGCGGAAGGCCGCAACCAGGCCGAACCACTGCTCTGGGAGGTCGACAGCCAGCGCACCTTCGACCTCGACTTCTGCCGCCCCTACGTGACCAGACGCCCCGTCACCACCTACGAGGACGACTCCCCGGCGCCCTCGCGCGACGACGTCCGCTTCGTCGGCACGCAGATCGCCGCGGCCTGGCTCGCCGCGCGCGGCCGCGAGTCCCTGGCCGACCTGCTCCCCGGGCACCCGTACCTGCCGGGCTCCGTCGACCAGGACCTGCTGGTCGAGGCCGAGCGCCTGCTCCAGCACTCGCTGCGCGGCCACGCCCATCTGCGGCGGGCGCTCCGCGACGGCTTCTGGCAGCACCTCCAGTCGCAGTACTGA